One window of Verrucomicrobiia bacterium genomic DNA carries:
- a CDS encoding TIGR03086 family metal-binding protein → MDTKLLFTRVLEQVTECVLTAEVKQFGNATPCSEWNLGQLLNHMVYELLWIPDLLEGKTVAEIGTKYDGDVLGDRPQAAWQDAADAAQEAVNKADLAGKVHLSGGDKKSQDYIAEMAMEVLVHGWDVSQALNYSLVFDPGIAQAVYDNTLPQKDQLQADGSVGPEIDVPEDAPVEVKLLGIMGRSVGS, encoded by the coding sequence ATGGACACAAAATTATTATTTACTCGTGTACTCGAGCAAGTTACCGAGTGTGTACTAACGGCGGAAGTAAAACAGTTTGGCAACGCCACGCCTTGTAGCGAATGGAACCTGGGGCAGCTGCTGAACCACATGGTATATGAACTGCTGTGGATACCGGACTTGCTAGAGGGCAAGACGGTAGCAGAAATAGGCACCAAATACGACGGGGACGTACTGGGCGACCGGCCGCAAGCGGCTTGGCAAGACGCCGCCGACGCCGCCCAGGAGGCGGTCAACAAGGCGGACCTAGCAGGCAAGGTACATTTGTCTGGTGGCGATAAAAAATCCCAAGATTACATTGCCGAAATGGCCATGGAAGTACTGGTTCATGGGTGGGATGTATCGCAGGCGTTGAATTACTCACTGGTGTTTGATCCTGGTATCGCTCAGGCGGTCTATGACAATACATTGCCCCAAAAGGATCAGCTGCAGGCGGATGGCTCGGTTGGCCCAGAGATAGACGTACCGGAAGATGCGCCAGTTGAGGTAAAATTGCTAGGAATTATGGGGAGATCGGTAGGGTCATAA
- a CDS encoding CDP-alcohol phosphatidyltransferase family protein: MQPINSFLDQCKKLVKGVVRPIAQGLNNVSGGQLSPNTVTIVGLCMHIPIAWLIAQDSPVWAAGLLVVFGLFDTLDGELARLQKRESSVGMLLDSTTDRMKEIILYIGIAYLLVSQSSSLPWQPATIAAVAAAACGGSILVSYVNAWGEAILAAKGHKHTINQTFRSGLLRFEIRMVLIILGLLTGWLLYVVAAIAVLAWLTALERLRNIIAVLK; this comes from the coding sequence ATGCAACCAATCAATTCCTTTTTGGATCAGTGCAAAAAACTCGTCAAAGGAGTCGTACGACCAATCGCCCAGGGGCTTAACAACGTCAGCGGCGGGCAGCTCAGTCCCAACACCGTTACCATTGTTGGGCTATGTATGCATATACCTATTGCATGGTTGATTGCCCAAGATTCGCCGGTGTGGGCTGCCGGGCTACTGGTTGTCTTTGGATTATTCGACACGCTCGACGGCGAGCTGGCTCGCTTGCAAAAACGCGAAAGCAGCGTGGGCATGCTGCTGGATTCTACCACTGATCGCATGAAAGAGATCATCCTGTACATCGGCATTGCCTACCTACTAGTAAGCCAAAGCAGCAGCCTGCCGTGGCAGCCTGCAACCATCGCGGCCGTGGCAGCCGCAGCGTGCGGTGGATCCATCTTGGTCAGTTACGTCAACGCATGGGGCGAGGCTATTCTGGCTGCCAAGGGACACAAACACACCATAAATCAGACCTTTCGCAGTGGTTTGTTGCGTTTCGAGATCCGCATGGTGCTGATCATTCTTGGATTACTCACCGGTTGGTTGTTGTATGTTGTGGCAGCTATTGCCGTACTGGCCTGGCTCACCGCCCTAGAACGCTTGCGAAACATTATTGCCGTACTGAAATGA
- a CDS encoding inositol monophosphatase — translation MAEFLTYRHEMAVATEIAREAGVIMLQYFDGDQEETAKADGSALTIADTTINKVALERLGEAFPNDGVIGEEASSVDTSQSRRWYCDPIDGTKGYTWGLPLPMFSLGLAEEGQPVMGVAYDPFFGEQGRLYTGIPGEGSFCNDKLLRVSPAGLHMGRVAVTSSVQRLAERTPKHVTTLLEHGARVASFPAGVVQKACLVANGRMVGCIQEFASPHDIAAVRIIVEEAGGRMTDWNGDEPSLKGPMKGVIISNGVIHDELVDMTDVLEAA, via the coding sequence ATGGCAGAATTTCTGACTTATAGACATGAAATGGCGGTGGCGACAGAGATTGCTCGTGAAGCAGGGGTGATCATGCTCCAGTATTTTGATGGAGATCAAGAAGAAACCGCCAAGGCTGACGGCAGCGCGTTGACCATTGCCGACACAACTATTAACAAAGTCGCTCTTGAAAGGCTTGGCGAGGCTTTTCCCAACGACGGTGTTATTGGCGAAGAGGCCAGCTCTGTGGATACCAGCCAGTCTCGGCGGTGGTACTGCGATCCTATAGATGGCACCAAGGGCTATACGTGGGGGTTGCCATTGCCTATGTTTTCGCTGGGGCTAGCCGAAGAGGGACAACCTGTCATGGGTGTTGCCTACGATCCTTTCTTTGGAGAGCAGGGCAGACTGTATACGGGCATACCTGGCGAGGGAAGTTTTTGCAACGACAAGCTTCTGCGGGTTTCGCCGGCCGGCCTGCATATGGGGAGGGTGGCGGTCACTAGTTCTGTGCAGCGCTTAGCAGAGAGGACGCCCAAGCATGTGACTACCTTATTAGAGCACGGCGCCCGGGTTGCTAGTTTTCCTGCCGGTGTGGTCCAGAAGGCGTGCCTGGTAGCCAACGGCAGAATGGTTGGCTGCATACAGGAATTTGCGAGTCCTCATGACATAGCAGCAGTCCGGATTATTGTGGAAGAAGCAGGTGGTCGCATGACTGACTGGAACGGCGACGAGCCCAGCCTGAAGGGGCCGATGAAAGGGGTGATCATATCTAACGGCGTCATACACGATGAGTTGGTGGATATGACTGATGTACTAGAGGCGGCTTAG
- a CDS encoding PIG-L family deacetylase: MGLGVTDIASLGTILGVWAHPDDETFCMGGLMALAAANGQTVVCITATKGEAGSQDATRWPLDTLGGTRAIELTTALQILGAKHHHWLRHADGDCSHATDEAALAELMPLVEKYQPDTIITFPPDGLTGHEDHKAVCHWAGLIAAAAKKPPQVYYAVNTTDEASYLKELDDKFNFFFNLDQPVLHDKATCDMVLDLPPEIFDKKYRAFQVMPSQYENLLQSYPKDYLAHAFGRESYILASKFK; encoded by the coding sequence GTGGGCTTAGGTGTCACGGATATAGCCAGCTTGGGAACTATTTTGGGGGTATGGGCTCACCCTGATGACGAGACTTTTTGCATGGGCGGGCTCATGGCTCTGGCCGCCGCCAATGGCCAGACGGTGGTGTGTATCACTGCTACCAAGGGCGAGGCGGGTAGTCAGGATGCAACTCGTTGGCCTCTCGACACTTTGGGTGGCACACGGGCCATCGAATTAACTACGGCCCTACAGATACTAGGCGCCAAGCATCATCATTGGCTGCGACATGCCGATGGTGACTGCAGCCACGCAACTGACGAGGCCGCTCTGGCGGAGCTCATGCCGTTGGTAGAAAAGTACCAGCCAGACACCATTATCACCTTTCCGCCCGACGGCCTGACTGGCCACGAAGACCACAAGGCAGTGTGCCACTGGGCGGGGCTGATTGCCGCTGCGGCCAAAAAGCCACCCCAAGTGTACTACGCCGTGAATACCACAGACGAAGCAAGCTACTTAAAAGAACTAGACGATAAGTTCAACTTTTTCTTCAATCTCGATCAGCCGGTTTTGCATGACAAGGCCACCTGCGACATGGTGCTGGACTTGCCGCCAGAAATCTTTGATAAAAAATACCGCGCTTTTCAGGTTATGCCGTCACAATACGAGAACTTATTACAAAGTTATCCTAAAGACTATCTGGCCCACGCCTTTGGTAGGGAGTCTTACATCTTGGCCAGTAAATTTAAATAG
- a CDS encoding DUF1361 domain-containing protein — protein MASKQRVGASYTKVAQALLISNAACLFLFLLRSIESDSSRYWFLIWNLFLGWLPLWFAWWLSRRLKKGSWSRPASVILAFLWVGFLPNSFYLVSDLIHLHATGEVSLLYDVVMFSLFIFNAYVAGFLSLYLVHRELLKRLTRYQAHTVVSGVLLVCCFAIYLGRSLRWNTWDVLINPAGLLFDVSDRIINPGAHPQAVVTTATFFILLGSMYTVIWQLVQALRADNR, from the coding sequence ATGGCCTCGAAACAACGAGTGGGAGCGAGTTATACCAAGGTGGCACAGGCGCTGCTGATATCTAATGCTGCTTGTTTATTTTTGTTTTTATTGCGCTCGATCGAGTCAGATAGCAGCCGCTACTGGTTTCTGATCTGGAACTTGTTCTTGGGCTGGCTGCCGCTGTGGTTTGCCTGGTGGCTGAGCCGCCGTCTCAAGAAGGGTAGTTGGTCGCGGCCGGCCAGTGTCATTCTGGCGTTCCTGTGGGTGGGTTTTTTGCCCAACAGCTTTTATTTGGTGAGCGACTTGATACATTTGCATGCCACGGGTGAGGTGAGCTTGCTGTATGACGTAGTGATGTTCAGTTTGTTTATTTTTAACGCCTACGTGGCTGGGTTCTTGAGCCTGTACTTGGTCCACCGCGAACTCCTGAAACGGCTGACACGGTACCAGGCCCACACGGTGGTGAGTGGTGTGCTGCTGGTGTGCTGCTTTGCCATCTACTTGGGCCGCAGCTTGCGTTGGAATACTTGGGATGTGTTGATCAATCCGGCTGGTCTGTTGTTTGACGTGTCAGATCGCATTATCAATCCCGGCGCCCACCCCCAGGCCGTCGTGACCACGGCAACTTTCTTTATCTTGTTGGGCAGTATGTACACGGTTATTTGGCAGTTAGTGCAAGCCCTCCGAGCAGACAACCGCTAG
- a CDS encoding bifunctional phosphoglucose/phosphomannose isomerase, translating to MGSVSSALDDLKYIHERDAHDALGVAEKQWQQLQQDYDLGDWQPSQTVANIVHSGMGGSALWALLSTSWPGYSVPFEVVRGYDVPAYVNEHTLFIASSYSGNTEETLSALAQAEEKKAQIVIITSGGKLAEIATQKNYLLIALPKIDKPRYGALYGLKGIVALAEKLQLAVQPNATATLSQAADFLQNEITQWVPIVPAAKNQAKQLAQELMGKSPVMYGGPLLAQAAHKWKISFNENAQNVAWEYAFPEFNHNEFTGWTSHPVDKPYGVIYLRSSYDNDRIKKRFDLSDKLLSGRWPSPLQVEAKGETPLQQLLWTVALGDFVSLYLALLNGVNPIEVGDKDIIERFKRELA from the coding sequence ATGGGTTCTGTGAGTTCCGCACTTGACGATCTAAAATACATTCATGAGCGTGATGCGCATGATGCTCTGGGGGTGGCGGAAAAGCAATGGCAGCAATTGCAGCAGGATTATGACCTTGGTGATTGGCAACCTTCACAGACGGTAGCTAATATTGTCCACTCGGGTATGGGCGGATCAGCACTGTGGGCGCTTCTGAGCACCAGCTGGCCTGGCTACTCTGTACCGTTTGAAGTAGTCAGGGGCTACGATGTGCCCGCTTACGTAAACGAACACACACTGTTTATTGCCTCTAGCTATTCCGGCAATACCGAGGAAACACTGTCCGCACTCGCCCAGGCCGAAGAGAAAAAGGCGCAGATTGTTATTATCACATCTGGCGGCAAGCTAGCCGAGATTGCCACGCAAAAGAATTACCTGCTTATTGCACTGCCCAAAATTGATAAACCGCGATACGGGGCACTCTACGGCCTCAAGGGGATTGTAGCCTTGGCCGAGAAATTGCAACTGGCTGTCCAGCCCAATGCAACCGCCACCCTGAGCCAAGCGGCAGATTTCTTGCAAAACGAAATTACCCAGTGGGTGCCCATTGTTCCGGCTGCCAAGAACCAGGCCAAACAGCTGGCCCAAGAGCTTATGGGTAAGTCACCGGTTATGTATGGTGGTCCCTTGCTGGCCCAGGCAGCTCACAAGTGGAAGATCAGTTTTAACGAAAATGCCCAAAACGTCGCCTGGGAATATGCCTTTCCTGAGTTTAATCACAATGAATTTACGGGTTGGACATCTCACCCCGTTGATAAACCCTACGGAGTTATCTATTTGCGTTCCTCGTATGACAATGATCGTATCAAGAAGCGATTCGACCTGAGTGACAAACTGCTCAGCGGTCGCTGGCCGTCGCCTTTGCAGGTAGAGGCTAAGGGCGAAACACCCCTGCAGCAACTGCTGTGGACCGTTGCGCTTGGAGACTTTGTGAGTTTGTATCTGGCGCTGCTCAACGGTGTGAACCCCATTGAGGTTGGTGACAAAGATATCATTGAGCGCTTCAAGAGGGAGCTGGCATGA
- the groL gene encoding chaperonin GroEL (60 kDa chaperone family; promotes refolding of misfolded polypeptides especially under stressful conditions; forms two stacked rings of heptamers to form a barrel-shaped 14mer; ends can be capped by GroES; misfolded proteins enter the barrel where they are refolded when GroES binds), whose translation MAKKVFYDEDARKRVLGGAQILYNAVKTTMGPKGRNVVISKGYGSPTVTHDGVTVAKGVDIADVDDETLGYKVGAELIKQAANKMNDVAGDGTTTVTVLTYHILNEANKLIAAGHNPMLLRKGLEAAAQEVIAKLGGMAEDIKANKKRVAEVATISAGDAQIGDLIAGVIDKVGKEGVVTVEEGQGLDLESEVVEGFTFDKGFVSAYMVTDATRMEAVSDKPAVVITDKKITSIQEFLPLLEKLAAAGKKELVLIAEDVEGEALGTFVLNKLKGVFNTVAIKAPSFGDRRKDILNDIAILTGAEVITEDRGMTFENVELDVVGSARKVIVTKDETTIIEGGGSVAEVTARIKQIAQQAAAATSEYDKEHLDKRRAALSGKVAVIKVGGATETEIEEKKFRVDDAVAAVKAAMDEGIVPGGGVTLVNLTTAVTITGDDESVKAGKELLKRALEQPFRILLSNSGLNADEWLPQVKAAKAGQGVNVNSPTKLVDLKAAGIVDPARVTKEAVLNAVSIAGTSMTMGALVVDVPEKETPDAGGGMPGMMGM comes from the coding sequence ATGGCAAAGAAGGTATTTTATGACGAAGACGCCCGCAAGCGGGTGTTGGGCGGGGCGCAGATTTTATATAACGCCGTAAAGACCACTATGGGTCCAAAGGGACGCAATGTAGTGATCAGCAAGGGCTACGGCAGCCCTACGGTCACACACGACGGTGTCACAGTGGCCAAGGGTGTGGACATTGCTGATGTCGACGACGAAACGCTGGGCTACAAGGTGGGTGCTGAACTGATCAAGCAAGCTGCTAACAAGATGAACGACGTAGCCGGTGACGGTACTACTACCGTGACCGTGTTGACCTATCACATCCTGAACGAAGCCAACAAGCTGATTGCTGCTGGCCACAACCCCATGTTGCTACGCAAGGGGCTAGAAGCTGCTGCTCAGGAAGTTATTGCCAAATTGGGTGGCATGGCTGAAGACATCAAGGCCAACAAAAAGCGTGTGGCCGAGGTGGCTACTATCTCTGCTGGCGATGCTCAGATTGGCGACTTGATTGCTGGTGTTATCGACAAAGTTGGTAAAGAAGGTGTGGTTACTGTCGAAGAGGGCCAGGGCCTAGACCTAGAGAGCGAAGTAGTCGAAGGCTTTACTTTTGATAAAGGTTTTGTCAGTGCTTATATGGTGACTGATGCTACCCGCATGGAAGCCGTATCTGATAAACCCGCCGTGGTTATCACTGACAAAAAGATTACCTCTATCCAAGAGTTTCTCCCCTTGCTGGAAAAGCTGGCTGCGGCGGGCAAAAAAGAATTGGTCCTGATTGCCGAAGACGTCGAGGGCGAGGCCCTGGGTACTTTTGTACTGAACAAGCTGAAGGGCGTGTTCAATACCGTGGCTATCAAGGCACCTTCTTTTGGTGATCGCCGCAAAGACATATTGAATGATATTGCTATCCTGACCGGTGCCGAAGTAATTACTGAAGACCGGGGCATGACATTCGAAAACGTCGAGCTAGACGTAGTGGGTTCGGCCCGCAAAGTGATTGTGACCAAGGACGAAACGACTATCATCGAAGGTGGTGGTTCGGTTGCTGAAGTAACTGCTCGGATCAAACAGATCGCCCAGCAAGCGGCTGCCGCAACCAGTGAGTACGACAAAGAGCACCTAGACAAGCGCCGGGCCGCTTTGTCTGGCAAGGTAGCTGTCATCAAAGTTGGTGGCGCTACCGAGACCGAGATAGAAGAAAAGAAATTCCGCGTAGACGACGCTGTTGCCGCCGTGAAAGCTGCTATGGATGAAGGCATTGTGCCCGGTGGTGGTGTAACGCTGGTTAACCTGACCACGGCTGTCACGATTACTGGCGACGATGAATCTGTCAAAGCGGGCAAGGAACTGCTGAAGCGGGCTCTCGAGCAACCCTTTAGGATTCTGCTGAGTAACTCTGGCCTGAACGCCGATGAGTGGCTGCCGCAGGTCAAGGCTGCCAAGGCCGGCCAGGGTGTGAACGTTAATAGCCCCACCAAGTTGGTTGACCTAAAGGCTGCTGGCATCGTAGACCCAGCCCGGGTAACCAAAGAGGCTGTGTTGAACGCTGTATCTATTGCTGGCACCAGCATGACTATGGGTGCGTTGGTAGTGGATGTGCCCGAAAAAGAGACTCCTGATGCTGGTGGTGGGATGCCTGGGATGATGGGAATGTAA
- a CDS encoding cupin yields MSDSYDPKQFDTSTFSQEPYVRRIEKPWGYELHWVPEGKPYMGKIMHINNGCRQSMQAHDAKQETYLIMKGRAAVLWENDKGELTTTELKPGFGYTTCIGQRHRLIGITDCDILEASTPEMGTTWRLEDDYERPDETPEQRDKERAGQ; encoded by the coding sequence ATGAGCGATAGCTACGACCCTAAGCAGTTTGACACATCGACCTTTTCGCAAGAACCTTATGTCCGGCGCATAGAAAAGCCTTGGGGCTATGAGTTGCACTGGGTGCCCGAAGGAAAGCCTTACATGGGCAAGATAATGCATATCAATAACGGTTGTCGACAGAGTATGCAGGCGCATGATGCCAAGCAAGAGACCTATCTCATTATGAAGGGTCGGGCTGCGGTCCTGTGGGAGAATGACAAAGGCGAACTTACTACAACCGAGCTAAAGCCTGGCTTTGGGTATACGACTTGTATTGGCCAAAGGCACCGCCTTATAGGCATTACAGACTGCGATATCTTGGAAGCCTCAACACCAGAGATGGGGACAACATGGCGGTTGGAGGACGACTACGAGCGCCCCGATGAAACCCCAGAGCAACGAGACAAAGAACGCGCCGGCCAATAA
- the argS gene encoding arginine--tRNA ligase, giving the protein MKLDLQDAVEVASKEVFGVDVQVVLTRPDEQFGDYATNVALQLANKLKKNPREVAEALADYLRKKLETTVSDIAVAGPGFLNFRLQDSGLWQLAETPPAKRLAGQKIVAEYSDPNPFKVLHAGHLYTSVVGDAVANLLEQAGAAVHRVNFGGDVGLHVGRSMWAIVGRLDGEHPEKLNDVPEDKRAEWMAEAYVQGTQEYEESQFAKQEIIKLNKRVYQLHTDNDHQSPFAQIYWTTRQWSYDYFDKFYDRIGSHFERYYPESTVSTIGLETVRGHIGQVFEESKGAIVFKGEKFGLHTRVFINSEGIPTYEAKDVGLIMQKWEDYHFDRSVVITGNEQLQYMEVVLKAVEQFAPALAQGTTHMTHGMVKMKGGVKMSSRKGNILRAVEVLDAAAVANKTLTGNEDEQVVLAAVKYAFLKQRLGGDIIYDPEESVAIEGNSGPYIQYAHARARSILAKVKDQSTAHDGPLEADERSLLRKISEYPEVTQKATDELMPHHICTYLYELAQTFNRFYEKNRVLDDPRQAIRLQLVSDYAKTLKNGLSLLSIDAPSKM; this is encoded by the coding sequence ATGAAGCTGGACTTACAAGACGCCGTAGAAGTGGCGAGCAAAGAAGTGTTCGGTGTCGACGTGCAGGTGGTTCTGACACGGCCGGACGAACAATTTGGTGACTATGCCACCAATGTGGCTTTGCAATTGGCCAACAAGCTCAAGAAGAACCCGCGAGAAGTTGCCGAGGCTCTGGCTGACTATTTGCGCAAAAAACTGGAAACAACAGTCAGCGACATAGCGGTGGCCGGCCCGGGCTTTCTGAACTTTCGCCTGCAAGACAGCGGTTTGTGGCAGCTGGCCGAGACGCCACCAGCAAAGCGCCTGGCTGGCCAGAAGATTGTGGCCGAGTATTCTGACCCTAACCCTTTTAAGGTGCTACATGCCGGACACCTGTATACCAGTGTGGTAGGTGATGCTGTTGCTAATTTGTTAGAGCAGGCCGGGGCGGCAGTGCACCGTGTCAATTTTGGTGGTGATGTTGGACTGCACGTGGGCAGATCTATGTGGGCTATCGTGGGACGGCTGGACGGCGAACACCCCGAGAAACTGAATGATGTACCAGAGGACAAGCGGGCTGAATGGATGGCCGAGGCTTATGTGCAGGGAACCCAGGAGTACGAAGAGAGCCAGTTTGCCAAACAGGAGATCATCAAGCTGAATAAGCGAGTGTATCAGCTGCATACTGACAACGACCACCAGTCGCCTTTTGCACAAATCTATTGGACGACCCGGCAGTGGAGCTATGACTATTTTGATAAGTTTTATGATCGTATTGGGAGTCACTTCGAACGCTACTATCCAGAGAGCACTGTTTCTACTATTGGCCTAGAGACTGTAAGGGGTCACATTGGCCAAGTATTTGAAGAGTCCAAGGGCGCCATTGTGTTCAAGGGCGAAAAATTTGGTCTGCACACGCGAGTATTTATCAATTCCGAAGGCATCCCCACCTACGAGGCCAAGGATGTTGGGCTGATTATGCAAAAATGGGAAGACTATCACTTTGATCGCTCTGTGGTGATCACAGGTAATGAGCAGTTGCAATACATGGAGGTTGTCCTAAAAGCAGTAGAGCAGTTTGCGCCAGCCTTGGCCCAGGGCACCACCCATATGACGCATGGCATGGTAAAGATGAAGGGCGGGGTAAAGATGAGCTCACGCAAGGGCAACATCTTGCGCGCAGTCGAAGTGCTCGATGCGGCTGCCGTGGCCAATAAAACCCTTACCGGTAACGAGGACGAGCAGGTGGTGCTAGCCGCCGTTAAGTACGCTTTTCTCAAGCAGCGCCTGGGCGGTGACATTATCTATGACCCAGAAGAGTCGGTGGCTATCGAGGGCAATTCTGGCCCCTATATCCAGTATGCCCATGCCCGGGCTCGGAGCATCTTGGCTAAGGTCAAAGATCAGTCGACCGCTCACGATGGGCCGCTGGAAGCCGATGAGCGCAGTCTGCTGCGAAAAATCAGTGAATACCCAGAGGTCACCCAGAAGGCTACGGACGAGCTCATGCCGCATCATATCTGTACCTACTTGTATGAATTGGCCCAGACCTTTAACCGATTTTATGAAAAAAACCGGGTGCTGGATGATCCGCGCCAGGCTATTCGTCTGCAGCTGGTCAGTGACTACGCAAAGACACTTAAAAATGGCCTGAGCCTACTCAGTATCGACGCTCCCAGCAAAATGTAG
- a CDS encoding CDP-archaeol synthase — MDSIVSALWFFLPAGVANAAPVFAAKLPALKHLKSPMDGGRSYKGTRLFGANKTWRGLIAGIVLATLIIGLQKYLFTHSLWALEHSWFDYRPTSVWLLGPLLGAGALLADVLESFFKRQRRIAPGDSWFPFDQTDYIIGGCLFSLPVVQLSLGKYLLVLIVWLSAHLLSVYIGYLAGIRDKPI, encoded by the coding sequence ATGGATAGCATCGTATCTGCCCTGTGGTTCTTTTTGCCGGCTGGGGTGGCCAATGCCGCACCGGTGTTTGCGGCCAAACTTCCGGCCCTCAAGCATTTAAAGAGTCCGATGGACGGCGGCCGAAGCTACAAAGGCACCCGGCTGTTTGGCGCCAACAAGACGTGGCGTGGCCTGATAGCTGGTATCGTGCTGGCTACTCTCATCATCGGCTTGCAAAAATATCTGTTCACCCACAGCCTGTGGGCGCTCGAACACAGCTGGTTTGACTATCGCCCGACAAGTGTGTGGCTACTCGGACCACTGCTTGGGGCCGGCGCCTTGCTGGCCGACGTGTTAGAGAGCTTTTTCAAGCGACAACGCCGTATTGCACCTGGTGACAGTTGGTTCCCTTTTGACCAAACCGACTATATCATCGGCGGCTGCCTGTTTAGCCTGCCTGTCGTGCAGCTATCACTTGGCAAGTACTTGCTTGTACTGATCGTCTGGCTGAGCGCACACCTGCTGTCGGTCTACATCGGCTATCTGGCCGGTATCCGCGACAAGCCTATTTAA
- a CDS encoding PHP domain-containing protein, translating into MIKIDLHTHSVASPDGGISEAQYIKALKSGMLDCVAITDHNQVGFAKHMHNTLGEAIIVGEEIMSSEGEIIGLFLQELVPAGLSPADTMHAIHDQSGLVYIPHPFETMRKGLGPHMLDDLVEHIDIVEICNGRAFFQNRSQQAVVWTRLNQRAGAASSDAHGYHGLGATYTTVSKLPTASTLLHELASARHVTDRPGIRALLYPKYHRTRKKILPGKQHG; encoded by the coding sequence ATGATTAAGATAGATCTACACACCCACTCCGTGGCGTCGCCAGATGGCGGCATATCTGAGGCTCAGTACATAAAGGCCCTCAAATCCGGCATGCTGGATTGCGTCGCCATCACCGACCATAACCAGGTAGGGTTTGCCAAGCACATGCACAACACCCTGGGCGAGGCTATCATCGTGGGCGAAGAAATCATGAGCAGCGAGGGCGAGATTATCGGCCTGTTTCTGCAAGAGCTGGTGCCAGCCGGCCTCAGCCCAGCTGATACTATGCATGCCATCCATGATCAGAGCGGACTGGTCTATATTCCCCACCCCTTCGAGACTATGCGCAAGGGCTTGGGCCCCCACATGCTTGACGACCTGGTTGAACACATAGACATCGTAGAGATCTGTAATGGCCGGGCGTTCTTCCAGAACCGGAGCCAACAGGCAGTGGTCTGGACCCGCCTGAACCAACGAGCTGGCGCGGCAAGCAGTGACGCCCACGGCTACCATGGCCTGGGGGCTACCTATACCACTGTTAGCAAACTACCAACCGCCAGCACGTTACTACACGAATTAGCCAGCGCCAGACATGTCACGGACCGGCCGGGCATTCGGGCCCTGTTGTACCCCAAGTATCACCGCACCCGCAAAAAGATACTCCCAGGAAAACAGCATGGATAG